Proteins encoded in a region of the Leptolyngbya subtilissima AS-A7 genome:
- the ldpA gene encoding circadian clock protein LdpA — MDIETASGAVPGALCLESHLPFPHRSLQMGQWVKLICGASYQDMPTVRRLVMLYALAGVDCIDVAADGAVVTAARQGLADAVRLAEYLNDSEASSERYNHLIPGLPWLMVSLNDSEDPHFRKAHFNAAHCPPECDRPCEPICPTAAIQFQAPTQGGVAANLCYGCGRCITVCPINNIEAQSYLARPEAFSSEQLAKIDAVEIHTQTGHHAQFAQLWQRLQSWRPHLKLVSISCPDHDQVVPYLWHLYQLMAPLEVPLIWQTDGRPMSGDLGKGTTHAAIRLAQKILDAGLPGYVQPAGGTNGYTVDKLLNLGLVNTAFPPQPDASQPNAWPSQQVGMAANDTALAPKTISGIAYGSYGRSQVMPLLNALDQELQPWLGNDSLDQPAIGQSTSVSDNSKPIVAPWQRLDSSVLGQSLALARQLVGPLKSHRHFLPTRYG, encoded by the coding sequence ATGGACATTGAAACCGCCTCTGGAGCTGTACCAGGGGCTCTTTGTTTAGAAAGCCACCTACCGTTTCCCCATCGATCGCTACAGATGGGGCAGTGGGTGAAGCTAATTTGCGGTGCCAGCTACCAAGACATGCCGACGGTGCGGCGATTGGTGATGCTCTATGCCCTAGCGGGAGTAGATTGCATCGACGTAGCCGCTGATGGGGCGGTGGTGACCGCTGCCCGCCAGGGACTGGCGGATGCTGTGCGCTTGGCAGAGTATTTGAACGACAGCGAAGCATCTTCAGAGCGTTACAACCATCTGATTCCTGGATTGCCCTGGCTCATGGTGAGCCTCAATGACAGTGAAGACCCCCACTTTCGCAAGGCTCACTTCAACGCAGCGCACTGCCCACCCGAGTGCGATCGCCCCTGCGAACCCATCTGTCCTACTGCCGCCATTCAGTTTCAGGCCCCTACGCAAGGGGGAGTGGCTGCGAACCTCTGCTATGGCTGTGGTCGCTGTATCACCGTTTGCCCAATTAATAATATTGAAGCCCAATCTTATCTAGCTCGGCCAGAAGCCTTTTCTAGTGAGCAACTGGCCAAAATTGACGCCGTAGAAATTCACACTCAAACTGGGCATCACGCTCAGTTCGCACAGCTCTGGCAGCGGCTGCAATCCTGGCGACCTCACCTCAAGCTAGTCTCCATTAGCTGCCCAGACCACGACCAAGTGGTGCCGTATCTATGGCACCTCTATCAGCTGATGGCACCGTTAGAGGTGCCCCTGATCTGGCAAACCGATGGTCGACCCATGAGCGGTGACTTGGGTAAAGGCACAACCCACGCCGCCATTCGTCTGGCCCAAAAGATTCTCGATGCAGGGCTACCGGGCTATGTGCAACCCGCTGGCGGTACCAATGGCTACACTGTAGATAAGTTGCTCAATCTCGGTTTGGTCAATACAGCATTTCCACCTCAGCCTGATGCGTCTCAACCCAATGCCTGGCCTTCTCAGCAGGTTGGGATGGCCGCCAATGATACAGCCTTAGCCCCCAAAACTATTTCAGGCATTGCCTACGGTAGCTACGGGCGATCGCAAGTAATGCCGCTGCTTAACGCCCTTGACCAAGAGCTTCAACCCTGGCTGGGGAATGACTCCCTTGACCAGCCCGCTATCGGTCAAAGCACTTCAGTTAGTGACAACTCCAAACCAATCGTTGCCCCTTGGCAGCGGCTAGACAGTAGTGTCTTGGGCCAAAGCCTAGCCTTGGCCCGGCAGCTGGTAGGCCCACTCAAATCCCATAGACATTTTTTACCAACACGTTATGGTTAG
- the ndhN gene encoding NAD(P)H-quinone oxidoreductase subunit N: MALLTTGKPFIKDLESNGAIAVRMPLEGGFEGRYERRLKATGYETMNLTARGLGDLSSYLTAIHGVRPPHLGKKTLGSGAAVGYTYFIPPVLTYRLDTMSAKAKGMVLWLIEGHILSRQELAYLVSLPTLEPRVKVVVEMGGDRSFSWEPLANLI; the protein is encoded by the coding sequence ATGGCGCTGCTGACAACGGGTAAGCCCTTTATTAAGGATCTGGAGAGCAATGGCGCGATCGCCGTGCGCATGCCCCTGGAGGGAGGATTTGAAGGTCGCTACGAGCGCCGGTTGAAGGCCACCGGTTATGAAACGATGAACCTCACGGCCCGTGGCTTAGGGGATCTGTCATCTTATCTCACCGCTATTCACGGGGTGCGCCCGCCTCACTTGGGTAAGAAAACTTTGGGCAGCGGTGCAGCGGTAGGCTACACCTATTTTATTCCCCCTGTACTTACGTATCGTCTAGATACCATGTCGGCTAAGGCTAAAGGCATGGTGCTATGGCTGATTGAGGGGCATATTTTGTCGCGACAGGAGCTAGCCTATTTGGTTAGCCTGCCAACCCTTGAGCCCCGGGTAAAGGTGGTAGTCGAAATGGGGGGCGATCGCTCCTTTAGCTGGGAGCCTTTGGCCAACCTGATTTAA
- the rplC gene encoding 50S ribosomal protein L3, giving the protein MAVGILGKKLGMTQVFDEAGNAIPVTVVQAGPCVVTQIKTSDTDGYAAIQLGFDEVTEKKLNKPELGHLARSSSAPLRHLKEYRVDAADGFELGQTVTAETFSQGQLVDVTGKSMGRGFAGYQKRHNFRRGPMAHGSKNHRLPGSTGAGTTPGRVYPGKRMAGQMGNARVTIRKLEVVRVDGDRNILLIKGAIPGKPGGLLSIAPAQWVNA; this is encoded by the coding sequence GTGGCAGTCGGTATTCTCGGCAAAAAGCTGGGCATGACCCAAGTATTCGATGAGGCAGGCAATGCTATCCCCGTCACGGTGGTGCAGGCCGGTCCTTGCGTTGTTACTCAGATAAAGACCTCAGATACCGATGGCTATGCAGCTATCCAACTAGGTTTTGATGAAGTGACCGAAAAGAAGCTCAACAAGCCTGAGTTGGGCCATCTGGCTCGCTCTAGCAGCGCTCCTTTGCGTCACTTGAAAGAATATCGGGTTGATGCCGCCGATGGTTTTGAGTTAGGGCAGACCGTAACTGCCGAAACTTTTAGCCAGGGCCAACTGGTGGATGTCACCGGCAAGAGCATGGGGCGCGGTTTCGCGGGCTATCAAAAGCGCCACAACTTCCGCCGTGGTCCGATGGCTCACGGTTCCAAGAACCACCGCCTACCTGGTTCTACTGGCGCAGGTACGACTCCTGGTCGTGTTTATCCTGGCAAGCGGATGGCTGGTCAAATGGGCAACGCCCGGGTGACCATTCGCAAGTTGGAGGTGGTGCGGGTAGATGGCGATCGCAACATCCTGCTGATCAAAGGTGCTATTCCTGGTAAGCCCGGTGGGTTGTTGAGTATTGCTCCAGCCCAATGGGTAAATGCCTAA
- the rplD gene encoding 50S ribosomal protein L4 → MVECVVKNWEGQEAGTASLDLQVAKEESASHIVHRALVRQMNNARQGTVSTKTRAEVRGGGRKPWRQKGTGRARAGSNRSPLWRGGGVIFGPKPRDYSVKMNRKERRLALRTVLQSRIDDLVVVQGFEDKFSRPKTRELLDAIARWGIDPNAKILLIIAERQELVYLSARNLENVKLITAANLNIHDLLNADYLVITSPALEAIQEVYSD, encoded by the coding sequence ATGGTTGAGTGCGTCGTAAAAAACTGGGAGGGCCAAGAGGCGGGTACGGCATCCTTAGATCTTCAGGTTGCCAAAGAAGAGTCTGCCTCTCATATTGTTCACCGCGCTCTAGTGCGTCAGATGAACAACGCCCGTCAAGGCACGGTTTCTACTAAGACCCGTGCTGAAGTCAGAGGTGGTGGCCGTAAGCCCTGGCGTCAAAAGGGTACCGGTCGGGCCCGAGCTGGTTCTAACCGTTCTCCTCTCTGGCGCGGCGGCGGTGTCATTTTTGGCCCTAAGCCTCGCGACTACAGTGTCAAGATGAACCGCAAAGAGCGGCGGTTAGCTTTACGCACCGTCCTCCAGAGCCGGATCGATGATCTGGTGGTGGTGCAAGGGTTTGAGGATAAATTCTCTCGCCCCAAAACCCGCGAGCTGCTCGATGCCATTGCTCGCTGGGGTATTGATCCCAATGCCAAGATTCTCTTGATCATTGCCGAACGACAAGAACTGGTCTACCTCTCGGCTCGCAACCTTGAGAATGTCAAGCTGATTACTGCTGCCAATCTCAACATCCACGATCTGCTGAACGCCGACTACCTTGTCATTACATCCCCTGCCTTAGAGGCTATCCAGGAGGTTTACAGTGATTAA
- a CDS encoding 50S ribosomal protein L23, whose amino-acid sequence MINADNTPSLADLIRRPLITEKATLLLENNQYVFEVDPRANKLQIKAAIEELFEVRVVSVNTYNPPKKKRRMGRFVGHRPHYKRSVVTLAPGNTIPLFPDL is encoded by the coding sequence GTGATTAACGCCGACAATACTCCGTCTTTGGCTGATCTCATCCGTCGGCCCCTGATTACCGAAAAGGCCACCCTGCTGCTCGAGAACAACCAGTACGTCTTTGAAGTCGATCCTCGTGCTAACAAGCTGCAGATCAAGGCAGCGATCGAGGAATTATTTGAAGTCAGGGTCGTGTCGGTCAATACCTACAACCCTCCCAAGAAGAAACGTCGGATGGGGCGTTTTGTAGGCCATCGTCCTCATTACAAGCGTTCTGTGGTCACTCTGGCCCCTGGGAACACCATTCCTCTCTTCCCTGATCTCTAG
- the rplB gene encoding 50S ribosomal protein L2, with amino-acid sequence MGIRSYRPYTPGTRERTVSEFAEITRSEPEKSLTHSTHRPKGRNNRGVITCRHRGGGHKRLYRVIDFHRNKLGVLAKVASIEYDPNRNARISLLHYEDGEKRYILCPAGLTVGATVVAGPDAPLEVGNALPLYKIPLGTTVHNVEMQAGKGGQMVRSAGTGAQVVAKEGDYVTLKLPSTEVRLVRRECYATIGQVGNADIRNVSLGKAGRKRWLGRRPEVRGSVMNPVDHPHGGGEGRAPIGRSGPVTPWGKPALGYKTRKKNKDSDKYVVRRRRRVSKRGRGGRNA; translated from the coding sequence ATGGGCATCCGTTCCTATCGACCTTATACCCCTGGTACTCGTGAGCGAACCGTTTCTGAGTTTGCCGAGATTACCCGCAGCGAGCCTGAAAAGTCTCTAACTCACTCCACCCATCGTCCCAAGGGGCGTAACAACCGAGGGGTAATTACCTGTCGCCATCGGGGTGGCGGTCATAAGCGCTTGTATCGCGTCATCGATTTCCATCGCAATAAGCTGGGCGTGCTTGCCAAGGTCGCTTCTATTGAGTACGACCCTAACCGTAATGCACGTATTTCCCTGCTTCATTACGAAGATGGCGAAAAGCGCTACATTCTCTGTCCTGCTGGACTAACGGTAGGAGCAACCGTGGTGGCTGGTCCTGATGCGCCTTTAGAAGTGGGCAATGCTCTGCCTCTCTACAAAATCCCCCTGGGCACAACGGTGCACAACGTCGAGATGCAGGCTGGGAAAGGCGGGCAAATGGTGCGCTCTGCTGGCACTGGTGCCCAAGTTGTAGCTAAAGAAGGTGACTATGTCACGCTTAAGCTGCCTTCAACTGAGGTTCGCCTAGTGCGTCGTGAGTGCTACGCCACTATTGGTCAGGTCGGCAATGCCGATATCCGCAACGTCAGCCTTGGTAAGGCGGGCCGTAAGCGCTGGCTAGGTCGCCGTCCTGAGGTGCGCGGTAGTGTGATGAACCCGGTTGATCACCCCCATGGTGGTGGTGAGGGTCGAGCGCCTATTGGCCGTTCTGGTCCTGTAACCCCTTGGGGTAAACCAGCCCTGGGCTACAAAACTCGCAAGAAAAATAAGGATAGCGACAAGTACGTGGTACGTCGTCGTCGTCGTGTATCTAAGCGGGGTCGTGGCGGTCGTAACGCTTAG
- the rpsS gene encoding 30S ribosomal protein S19 has protein sequence MSRSLKKGPFVADHLLSKIEALNTRGDKQVIKTWSRASTILPQMIGHTIAVHNGRQHVPVYVTEQMVGHKLGEFAPTRTFRGHAKTDKKARR, from the coding sequence ATGTCTCGCTCATTAAAAAAAGGGCCGTTCGTGGCCGACCACCTGCTTTCTAAGATCGAAGCCCTAAACACCAGGGGTGATAAGCAAGTGATCAAGACCTGGTCGCGGGCGTCTACGATTCTGCCCCAGATGATTGGTCATACGATCGCGGTGCACAACGGTCGCCAGCATGTGCCGGTTTATGTGACTGAACAGATGGTGGGCCATAAGCTGGGTGAATTTGCCCCCACGCGAACCTTTCGCGGCCACGCCAAGACCGATAAAAAAGCTCGTCGTTAG
- the rplV gene encoding 50S ribosomal protein L22: protein MAVDTSEQVKAVARYVRMSPRKVRRVLDQIRGKSYRDALIILEFMPYKACEPIIKVLRSAVANAEHNNGLDPTGLVVSEAFADAGPALKRFRPRAQGRAYQIRKPTCHITIAVAPAAE, encoded by the coding sequence ATGGCTGTGGATACCTCAGAGCAGGTTAAGGCGGTAGCTCGCTATGTACGCATGTCGCCCCGTAAGGTGCGTCGGGTGCTCGACCAGATTCGCGGCAAGAGCTATCGGGATGCGTTGATCATCCTAGAGTTTATGCCCTACAAAGCGTGCGAACCCATCATTAAAGTGTTGCGTTCTGCTGTAGCTAATGCCGAGCACAACAATGGTCTTGACCCAACGGGTTTGGTGGTGAGCGAGGCATTTGCTGATGCAGGTCCAGCTCTAAAGCGGTTTCGCCCGCGAGCCCAAGGTCGGGCTTATCAAATTCGCAAGCCGACCTGCCACATCACTATTGCTGTAGCTCCAGCTGCTGAATAG
- the rpsC gene encoding 30S ribosomal protein S3, whose amino-acid sequence MGHKIHPTGFRLGIVQEHRSRWFAEGTRYPDLLQEDYRIREYVQKTLNNAGIADIRIERKADQIDLELRTARPGVVVGRGGAGIESLRVGVQKLLKDSNRQIRVNVVEVNRVDADAALVAEYIIQQLERRVSFRRVVRQAIQRAQRAGVEGIKIQVSGRLNGAEIARTEWTREGRVPLHTLRADVDYAYTTAQTTYGILGVKVWIFKGEIIPGQEEAPAASPNAQPRRRQPRRRQQFDDRSNED is encoded by the coding sequence GTGGGACACAAGATTCATCCAACCGGGTTTCGCCTTGGCATAGTTCAAGAGCACCGCTCTCGCTGGTTTGCAGAGGGCACTCGTTACCCTGATTTGCTTCAGGAAGACTATCGCATTCGCGAGTATGTTCAGAAGACTTTGAACAATGCTGGTATTGCCGATATTCGCATTGAGCGCAAGGCTGACCAAATTGATCTTGAGTTGCGGACTGCTCGTCCTGGGGTCGTTGTAGGTCGTGGCGGAGCAGGCATTGAGTCTCTGCGAGTAGGTGTGCAGAAGTTGCTCAAGGACTCGAACCGCCAAATTCGCGTCAATGTTGTGGAAGTGAACCGTGTAGACGCCGATGCTGCTCTTGTGGCTGAATACATTATTCAGCAGCTAGAGCGCCGGGTTTCTTTTCGTCGGGTGGTACGCCAAGCTATTCAGCGTGCCCAGCGCGCTGGGGTGGAAGGTATCAAAATTCAGGTTAGTGGTCGTTTGAACGGTGCAGAAATCGCCCGTACCGAGTGGACTCGGGAAGGTCGGGTGCCTCTCCATACCCTACGGGCTGATGTTGACTACGCTTACACCACTGCCCAAACTACCTACGGCATTTTGGGTGTCAAGGTTTGGATCTTTAAGGGCGAGATTATCCCCGGTCAAGAGGAAGCTCCAGCTGCTTCCCCCAATGCTCAGCCTCGTCGCCGTCAGCCCCGTCGTCGTCAGCAGTTTGATGACCGCTCTAATGAAGATTAG
- the rplP gene encoding 50S ribosomal protein L16: MLSPKRTKFRKQHRGRMRGMAQRGSDINFGDFALQATEPCWLTARQIEAARRAMTRYVRRGGKIWIRVFPDKPVTMRAAETRMGSGKGNPEFWVAVVKPGRIVFEIAGVPEATAREAMRLAAFKLPFKTKFIARESKEA, encoded by the coding sequence ATGCTAAGTCCAAAACGAACTAAATTTCGCAAGCAGCACCGCGGGCGTATGCGCGGAATGGCTCAGCGAGGCAGCGACATCAACTTTGGTGATTTTGCCCTTCAGGCAACCGAGCCTTGCTGGCTAACTGCTCGTCAGATTGAGGCAGCTCGTCGAGCTATGACCCGCTATGTACGGCGAGGCGGCAAAATCTGGATTCGCGTCTTTCCTGACAAGCCTGTGACCATGCGTGCCGCAGAAACCCGGATGGGTTCTGGTAAGGGTAATCCTGAGTTTTGGGTAGCTGTGGTGAAACCTGGTCGGATCGTTTTTGAGATTGCTGGGGTACCTGAAGCCACTGCCCGGGAAGCGATGCGACTAGCCGCGTTCAAGCTACCGTTCAAGACTAAGTTCATCGCCCGCGAAAGCAAGGAGGCGTAG
- the rpmC gene encoding 50S ribosomal protein L29, with amino-acid sequence MALTKIQEARSLSDEELLNAIAETKRELFQLRFQKATRQLDKQVHQFKHLRHRLSQLMTVQRERQLIALEAEVEAQATAVAAATTESVTA; translated from the coding sequence ATGGCATTAACCAAGATTCAAGAGGCGCGCAGCCTGAGCGATGAAGAGCTGCTGAATGCGATCGCTGAAACCAAGCGCGAGCTATTTCAACTGCGGTTTCAAAAAGCTACTCGCCAACTCGATAAGCAGGTGCATCAGTTTAAGCACCTCCGTCATCGTCTGTCTCAGCTTATGACGGTTCAGCGGGAGCGCCAGCTAATTGCCCTAGAGGCAGAGGTAGAGGCCCAAGCCACCGCCGTGGCAGCAGCCACAACAGAATCGGTAACAGCGTAG
- the rpsQ gene encoding 30S ribosomal protein S17, with product MAVKERVGMVVSNKMDKTVVVAVESRTSHPKYGKIVVRTKRYKAHDEENTCQEGDQVRILETRPLSRTKRWTVADIVNRAADA from the coding sequence ATGGCGGTTAAAGAACGAGTGGGAATGGTCGTTAGCAACAAGATGGATAAAACCGTCGTGGTTGCTGTGGAAAGCCGCACCTCCCATCCTAAGTACGGCAAGATTGTGGTGCGGACAAAGCGCTATAAGGCCCATGACGAAGAGAATACGTGCCAGGAAGGCGATCAGGTGCGAATTCTTGAAACCCGTCCCCTGAGCCGGACCAAGCGTTGGACGGTGGCTGACATTGTTAATCGTGCGGCAGACGCATAG
- the rplN gene encoding 50S ribosomal protein L14 yields the protein MIQQESYLNVADNSGARKLMCIRVLGGNRRYAGVGDVIIAVVKDALPNMAVKKSDVVRAVVVRTKKGLRRSSGMSIRFDDNAAVIINQDGNPKGTRVFGPVARELRDKNFTKIVSLAPEVL from the coding sequence GTGATTCAGCAGGAATCGTACTTAAATGTGGCCGATAACAGCGGTGCCCGAAAGCTCATGTGCATTCGCGTACTGGGTGGTAATCGCCGCTATGCCGGAGTGGGCGATGTAATCATTGCCGTGGTTAAAGATGCACTGCCAAACATGGCCGTGAAAAAATCGGATGTGGTCCGGGCTGTAGTGGTTCGCACTAAGAAGGGCTTGCGCCGCAGTAGCGGTATGAGCATTCGTTTTGACGACAACGCGGCCGTGATTATTAACCAAGACGGAAATCCCAAAGGCACTCGCGTATTTGGGCCGGTAGCCCGTGAGCTGCGCGACAAAAACTTCACCAAGATTGTGTCGCTGGCACCGGAGGTTCTGTAA
- the rplX gene encoding 50S ribosomal protein L24 has product MATTSKQPVRHKVHVRKGDTVQVIAGRDRGKVGEVLTVITKTSQVVVQGVNIRTKHVKPQQEGESGQIVTQEAPIHSSNVMLYSEKEKVASRVAYTFTDDGRKVRMLKKTGEIID; this is encoded by the coding sequence ATGGCAACAACATCAAAGCAGCCCGTGCGCCATAAGGTGCATGTGCGTAAGGGAGACACTGTTCAAGTGATTGCTGGACGCGATCGCGGCAAGGTAGGTGAGGTGCTTACCGTGATTACTAAGACCAGCCAGGTGGTCGTGCAGGGCGTAAATATCCGCACCAAACACGTTAAGCCTCAGCAGGAAGGGGAATCGGGCCAGATTGTGACCCAAGAGGCTCCTATTCACAGCTCCAACGTCATGCTCTACTCCGAAAAGGAGAAAGTGGCCAGCCGAGTTGCCTACACCTTTACCGATGACGGACGTAAGGTGCGGATGCTGAAAAAGACCGGTGAAATCATTGATTAA
- the rplE gene encoding 50S ribosomal protein L5 — translation MTDQLKTIYKDTVVPKLMEQFKYDNIHQVPKVVKVTVNRGLGEASQNAKALESSLSELALITGQRPVVTRAKKAIAGFKIRQGMPVGVMVTLRSDRMYAFLNRLINLTLPRIRDFRGISPKSFDGRGNYTLGLREQLIFPEIDYDSIDQIRGMDITIVTTASTDEEGRALLKELGMPFRDN, via the coding sequence ATGACCGACCAGTTAAAGACCATATACAAAGACACCGTTGTACCTAAGCTGATGGAACAGTTTAAGTACGACAACATTCACCAAGTCCCTAAGGTTGTTAAGGTGACCGTCAACCGGGGTCTAGGTGAAGCGTCTCAGAATGCCAAAGCGCTGGAGTCCTCTCTGAGCGAACTGGCTTTAATCACCGGTCAGCGTCCGGTGGTAACCCGCGCCAAAAAGGCGATCGCAGGGTTCAAAATTCGTCAAGGCATGCCCGTGGGGGTTATGGTCACCCTACGTTCTGACCGCATGTACGCCTTTCTAAATCGCCTCATCAACCTGACCCTGCCCCGCATTCGTGACTTTCGCGGCATTAGCCCTAAGAGCTTCGACGGACGCGGCAACTACACCCTGGGTCTGCGAGAGCAGTTAATTTTTCCTGAAATTGACTACGACAGCATCGATCAAATTCGCGGTATGGATATCACCATTGTGACTACCGCCAGCACCGATGAAGAAGGCCGAGCGCTACTCAAGGAATTGGGTATGCCGTTCCGTGACAACTAA
- the rpsH gene encoding 30S ribosomal protein S8 has translation MAANDTIADMLTRIRNANLARHQTVGIPSTRMTRSIAKVLKEEGFITDYSETTVEERPQLVLALKYKGKTRQPIIRNLTRVSKPGLRVYSNRKELPRVLGGIGIAIVSTSSGIMTDRDARRQGIGGEVLCYVW, from the coding sequence ATGGCTGCTAACGACACAATTGCGGATATGTTGACTCGCATCAGAAATGCGAATCTGGCGCGGCACCAAACTGTAGGTATTCCTTCTACCCGGATGACCCGGAGTATTGCAAAGGTGCTTAAGGAAGAAGGGTTCATCACGGATTACTCTGAAACTACTGTTGAAGAGCGTCCTCAACTGGTGCTCGCCCTCAAGTACAAGGGCAAGACTCGTCAGCCCATCATTCGCAACCTTACTCGCGTTAGCAAGCCCGGTTTGCGCGTGTATTCCAATCGAAAAGAGCTACCTCGGGTGCTGGGGGGTATTGGCATTGCAATCGTTTCTACCTCTAGCGGCATCATGACTGACCGCGATGCCCGTCGTCAGGGTATTGGTGGTGAAGTGCTTTGCTATGTCTGGTAA
- the rplF gene encoding 50S ribosomal protein L6, with product MSRIGKRPIPVPAKVSIVIDGQDIQVKGPKGELSRTLPSGVMVVQDGETVLVNRKDDSRLARERHGLCRTLVANMVEGVSNGYQKRLEIQGIGYRAQVQGRNLNLSLGYSHPVIFEPPAGIDFVVENNTNVIISGIDKELVGNIAASIRASRPPEPYKGKGVRYAGEQVRRKAGKSGKK from the coding sequence ATGTCACGTATTGGCAAACGGCCAATCCCAGTCCCGGCTAAAGTGTCAATCGTAATTGACGGTCAGGACATTCAGGTTAAAGGGCCTAAGGGCGAGCTGTCTCGTACCCTACCTAGCGGAGTAATGGTGGTTCAGGATGGGGAAACCGTTCTGGTCAACCGCAAAGATGATTCTCGTCTAGCCCGCGAGCGTCACGGTCTTTGCCGCACCCTAGTGGCTAACATGGTTGAGGGAGTTTCGAACGGCTACCAAAAGCGCCTAGAGATTCAGGGTATTGGTTATCGGGCTCAGGTGCAGGGCCGCAACTTGAACCTCAGCCTCGGGTACAGCCACCCTGTTATATTTGAGCCCCCCGCCGGCATTGATTTTGTTGTTGAGAACAACACCAATGTCATCATTAGCGGCATTGACAAAGAATTAGTAGGCAATATTGCCGCAAGCATTCGGGCGAGCCGCCCCCCTGAACCCTATAAGGGTAAAGGTGTGCGCTACGCCGGTGAGCAGGTCAGACGTAAGGCCGGTAAGTCAGGGAAGAAATAA
- the rplR gene encoding 50S ribosomal protein L18, with amino-acid sequence MKASRKELTRRRHVRIRRRVFGTSERPRLAVFRSNQHIYAQIIDDTAHHTLVAASTVEPDVLKDESGATQDSAAVVGKLVAERALKAGITQVVFDRGGKLYHGRVAALAEAAREAGLSL; translated from the coding sequence ATGAAAGCAAGTCGTAAAGAATTAACCCGTCGCCGCCACGTCCGCATTCGCCGCCGTGTGTTTGGCACCTCTGAGCGGCCTCGGTTAGCCGTGTTCCGCTCAAACCAGCATATCTACGCTCAGATCATCGACGATACTGCTCACCATACTTTAGTGGCTGCCTCAACTGTTGAACCTGATGTTTTGAAGGATGAGTCGGGAGCTACTCAGGACTCGGCTGCTGTAGTCGGTAAGCTAGTTGCTGAGCGCGCGCTAAAGGCTGGGATTACTCAAGTAGTTTTTGACCGAGGCGGTAAGTTGTATCACGGACGAGTAGCGGCTTTGGCTGAAGCGGCCCGTGAAGCAGGCTTGAGCTTGTAG
- the rpsE gene encoding 30S ribosomal protein S5, which translates to MANRRKEARTKEKKTDWQERVVQIRRVTKVVKGGKKLSFRAIVVVGNEKGQVGVGVGKAGDVIGAVKKGVADGKKHLVDVPLTRSYSIPHPSNGIGGGAKVFMRPAAPGTGVIAGGAVRTVLELAGVRNVLAKQLGSNNPLNNARAAADALASLRTFADVAEERDIPVESLYI; encoded by the coding sequence ATGGCAAACCGTCGCAAAGAAGCGCGTACTAAAGAAAAGAAGACCGACTGGCAGGAACGCGTTGTTCAAATTCGTCGTGTGACCAAGGTGGTGAAGGGAGGCAAAAAACTTAGCTTCCGCGCCATTGTGGTTGTCGGCAATGAGAAAGGCCAAGTCGGCGTTGGCGTTGGTAAGGCAGGCGATGTTATTGGCGCTGTCAAGAAAGGTGTAGCCGATGGCAAAAAGCATCTAGTAGATGTGCCTTTGACTCGTTCCTACTCCATTCCTCATCCCTCCAATGGGATTGGCGGTGGTGCCAAGGTGTTTATGCGCCCTGCTGCTCCTGGTACTGGGGTAATTGCTGGTGGTGCCGTACGCACGGTGCTTGAATTAGCTGGAGTACGGAACGTCTTGGCTAAGCAGCTAGGCTCTAACAACCCTCTCAATAATGCTCGAGCTGCGGCAGACGCTTTAGCTTCTCTGCGCACCTTTGCTGACGTGGCTGAAGAACGGGATATCCCGGTTGAGAGCCTGTACATTTAA